A stretch of Eleutherodactylus coqui strain aEleCoq1 chromosome 2, aEleCoq1.hap1, whole genome shotgun sequence DNA encodes these proteins:
- the LEO1 gene encoding RNA polymerase-associated protein LEO1, with the protein MDVLEGLFGSDGESDNERKAEDSDSGSGSDSEPRNVGSVSNASASDSERDDDEDGHSAVKPSNRELFGDDSEDEAGSPHSGSYNRSERSERSEGNVHSDQEENDHSDAEQHSGSENFQDEDDDAGHRSDHSSHHSDVEGSEKDAHSEDEKWGREDKSDQSDEEKIQNSDDEPQHSDDERNMRSDEEMHRQSDGEDHENHHSDEEDHRHHSDDDDHEPRHSDDDRQHSDGEEQDHQQSDDDEPKLQHSDDEQERHRSDDELLHSDDEDHERRHSDDEHRPHSDDDELDGHRSDDDRQHSDGEEQERRSVSAKGSDSEEEIVRQRPRKKKRQSDSELDSDGETTKDGKKGASDLFGDADDISSDSDGGEKPPTPGQPMDEDGMEQDQPEEEPVPETRIEVEIPKVNTDLGNDLYFVKLPNFLSVEPRPFDPQYYEDEFEDEEMLDEEGRTRLKLKVENTIRWRTRRDEEGIDVRESNARIVKWSDGSMSLHLGNEVFDVYKAPLQGDHNHLFIRQGTGLQGQAVFKTKLTFRPHSTDSATHRKMTLSLADRCSKTQKIRILPMAGRDPESQRTEMIKKEEERLRASIRRESQQRRIKEKQHQRGLSANYLEPDRYDDDDEGEESISLAAIKNRYKGGREERARIYSSDSDEGSDEDKAQRLLKAKKLNSDEEEGEPSKKRKADDEEKVNKKHKKYVISDEEDDDEDL; encoded by the exons ACTCGGACTCTGGATCTGGCTCTGACTCTGAACCAAGGAACGTTGGCTCGGTGAGTAACGCTTCCGCCAGCGACAGTGAACGGGATGATGACGAGGATGGACATTCTGCTGTGAAACCCAGCAACAGAGAACTTTTTGGAGATGACAGCGAGGATGAAGCTGGGTCCCCACATAGTGGTAGTTACAACCGTTCGGAAAGATCCGAACGGTCTGAAGGTAACGTCCACTCTGATCAAGAGGAAAACGATCACTCCGATGCCGAACAGCACAGCGGCTCCGAAAACTTTCAGGATGAAGATGACGATGCGGGCCACCGATCTGACCACAGCAGCCACCATTCTGATGTTGAAGGGTCAGAAAAAGATGCCCATTCTGAAGACGAAAAATGGGGTAGAGAGGATAAAAGTGACCAGTCTGATGAGGAGAAAATTCAGAACTCGGATGATGAACCACAGCATTCAGATGACGAGAGAAATATGAGATCAGATGAGGAGATGCACAGGCAGTCTGATGGAGAAGACCACGAAAACCATCATTCTGATGAGGAGGATCACAGACATCATTCAGATGACGATGACCACGAACCAAGACATTCCGATGATGATAGGCAGCATTCAGATGGAGAAGAACAGGATCATCAACAATCGGATGATGACGAGCCGAAGCTTCAGCATTCAGATGACGAACAGGAACGTCATCGGTCAGATGATGAGCTGCTACATTCTGACGATGAAGACCATGAGCGCCGCCATTCGGACGACGAGCACAGACCGCATTCAGATGATGATGAACTTGATGGTCATCGCTCTGATGACGATCGGCAACATTCAGACGGTGAAGAGCAAGAGCGCAGATCAG TATCCGCAAAAGGCAGCGACAGTGAAGAAGAGATTGTGCGTCAGAGACCTAGAAAGAAGAAAAGGCAGTCAGACTCTGAGTTAGATAGTGATGGGGAAACAACAAAAG ACGGGAAAAAAGGTGCCTCTGATTTGTTTGGAGATGCGGATGATATTTCTTCAGACAGTGATGGTGGAGAGAAGCCTCCAACTCCAGGCCAACCAATG GATGAAGATGGAATGGAACAAGATCAGCCGGAGGAGGAACCTGTGCCTGAGACCCGAATAGAAGTCGAGATTCCCAAAGTGAACACAGACCTTGGAAATGACTTGTATTTTGTGAAGCTTCCCAACTTTCTCAGTGTGGAGCCCAG ACCCTTTGATCCACAATATTATGAAGATGAGTTTGAAGATGAGGAGATGTTGGATGAAGAAGGTAGAACTAGGCTGAAACTAAAG GTAGAAAACACCATCAGATGGAGAACCCGCAGAGACGAGGAAGGAATTGACGTCAGGGAGAGCAACGCACGTATTGTTAAATGGTCTGATGGCAG taTGTCCTTACACTTGGGTAATGAAGTATTTGATGTGTACAAAGCTCCATTACAAGGAGACCACAACCATCTTTTTATCAGACAAGGAACAGGTTTACAAGGTCAGGCTGTATTCAAGACCAAGCTGACATTCAG ACCTCATTCCACAGACAGCGCTACTCACAGAAAGATGACCCTGTCCCTTGCAGACAGATGTTCCAAGACTCAAAAGATCAGGATTCTTCCAATGGCCGGACGGGATCCAGAGTCTCAGAGAACAGAAATGATAAAG AAAGAAGAAGAGAGACTGAGGGCGTCAATTCGCAGAGAGTCACAGCAGCGCAGAATCAAGGAAAAGCAGCACCAACGTGGTCTGAGTGCTAATTATCTGGAGCCTGACCGCTATGATGATGACGACGAAGGAGAAGAGTCAATAAGTCTGGCAGCCATCAAGAACAGATATAAAGGAGGAAGAG AGGAAAGAGCCCGTATCTATTCATCAGACAGCGATGAAGGCTCAGATGAAGACAAAGCGCAGAGACTACTCAAAGCAAAGAAACTCAACAGTGATGAGGAG GAGGGTGAACCATCAAAAAAGAGGAAGGCCGATGATGAAGAGAAAGTcaacaaaaaacacaagaaatatGTCATTAGTGATGAGGAGGATGACGATGAGGATTTGTAA